The region gggtgacatCTGTCTGTATTCTGTTTTTCTCAGAGAGAAGTCTctgtttgtgtacttgtgtaaGAAAGTGAGGTCTATGTGTGTGCTTACATATGTATGGGAGGgacatctgtctgtgtgcatatatttgtttgggcatgtatgtgtgtatatacagttcaggccaaaagtattcgcccatctgtggtttaaaaaaaatcttaagtaGAGTAGAATGCAgttaataaatatgcatatttcttgaataacaaaccaaagtataaacttttatttctacctacaataacacaacaagatgagttttaattaaaaataatcttagaccaTTACAATTGTACAAATTATTggagtctatccaatcattttgcaaatggggggtgggagggatgtgtgtgtgtgtgtgtgtgtgggggggggggatagttAAATTGGCTGAAATCTAATCtacctgaagtttttttttttttttttaccacaggtagcctaacaCCATAGGCttgtagtgcaagtaaaataggcactaaagctgCAAGTAATACAGCACAGAAGGCATTAGGCGTAGATCTGCGGGTTGCCGTTTCACTGTACATCGTAGTTGCCGTTTCACTGTACGACCGGTCTTCTCCTGTTGACATTTTTAcggcccatcagctggacccctctgagtgtgtactgaataCTGCACCTGGAAAATCTCTTATGCTTCTTCacaatttctcactgggaataaccttctgGCCACATTGTTTACTTGGCCCGACACATCTAAGCCTTCTTGCAACCTAATGCccattttacttgcactacaggctaaaggtattagCCTACCTGGGGTttgcaaaaaaacttaaggGAGTTAAGATTTCACccaatttaattacccctccacctccctcccacccctccacgtCCCACTTCGCAAAATGATTGTAagtaaagccaaaggaggctattttgggAAAAGTCGTGTCTAAGATTAGTTTTAAGTAAAAgccatctttttgtgttattgtaggtagaaactgaaaaaagaaatgttctttggtttgttatttaataaatgtgcatatattggTCAAATCTAGTTTATATATAtccatatagtgtatatagtgagctccatagtCCTTGGGAGaaagccatattttttattttaagtgcaaATGCTCtacttttattaaagggtatattttaaatattttggtttcaaTATTTGGTTAGAAATTACaaaactttttatacatagtttttttgcataatattaatatgtcccaaacattatggtgccctgaaatggggggctaagtataaaaagtgctgtgatttatacatgatgaaaccaaagtgtataaaataccctttaataaaaaccgAGAATCTCCACTTTAACTGCATTTGAAGTGTTtaaatacaaatctaaaattttggagtacagagccaaatcaagaaaaaaaagtctttgtctcaaacattatataactataactatatatttaaaatacacatacaatGCCTTCAGAAAGTTTTCAACTCCATTTGATTATTTCTTGATCAGTACCTTGGAACGGCCCAGCCAAAGACCAGATTTAAATCTCACTGAAAACCTGTGGTTTGATGACTTGAATGGATGTCCACCACTGCTCTCCGTGTAACTTGGTAGAGAATAAATCTGCatggaggaatgggcaaaaatgaTAAAACGGTAATGTGTGAAGATCATACTGACATATCGAGGAGACTCACAGAACTGCAACTGCATAACTACAAAGTATTGACCCTGGGGGAAGaatggttttttaaatgactaatccttaatttaaaaataaattgaataaaaactacttatttgcataaaatgcaCTCAATTTGTTGTAttggtgaaggggggggggggggggggcgggtattTAAAAGCATTCAAATGTAAGGTGTAACAGGAggtcaaaatatgaaaaagtagAAAAAGGATGAATCGTTTCTGAAGGCACTCTGTGTATATATAATGACCTATGGcacagggcagggtgggggggggggggtggtgtttatCTTGCTctgatatttcataaattaatcTATTAATATATCGACAAATGCCTTAAAACAggtgttttactgtgtgcaaCAAATGACTTTCTCATTTCCCAATTGACGCtcactttttttctgcaaatctgaaaatgaaaatgcccgTATGCAACTCATTATCTGTGCAATTCCAAATTGCGTGTTCTGGTTTAGAGACACccctaaaatacatatttatacacacaagtgtatgtgggtgtattaGTGTCTGTGTAAATGACTCTGTATatataagcatgtgtgtgtaaatgagtgtgtgtatacgcatgtatgtgggtgtgtaatTGGGTGGTATATATACTGTACGTCCTGTACGCATGTGTGTCCTCAGTTCTGCATTAGGATCAGGCTCTCTAGTTCGTCAGCAGAGCGCAGCAGGAAGGCGGCCGACTCGCGGTATCCTGCGATGAGCTGCCTCACCGCCGTGATCTCAGGGGGGCTGAGCTGAGCCGAcgcccccccttcacccccaccctgcccctggCTGCTGGAGCTGCCCGAAGATGGGTTCGAGGCTAGAGACTTCATACTGAGGTCTGTTGGACCTGAGGgacaagagagagggaaagacagagacagataagAGAGTCTGTCCATACAGGGCAGGTTTGCACTCCATAATACTTGAGAAGTGGAGGCAGAGTTGCACTTcttgacaaaatacaaaaatacagaatggTAAGACcgtacataaatacacattcaacCACATTCAccgaaaaacaaagaaagatcCAATTACCATTGCTCTGAGCAGCACCAGTTGTCAAGGAAGCAGGGTGCTGCGGAGTGCTGCCAAGGCCACTGTAACCACGGAGATTGTAGTTGAGCCCCCCGTTGGTGTAGAGCTGGTCCTGGGGGAAGGCTGAGGCTGGGAGGGAAGAGGCAGAGTGCGCCAGAGAGGCAGACTCCCGAGGGTGGGGCCGGTCAAGTGCACTCTGTTCATCCTGGGGGGGACAGCAAGAGACAGGTACATCCCCTTCAGTATTTACAAGCAGGGGCTTGTGGGTGAAGCTGTTGAGCAGGTGACTGTGCTTACACTGGCAGAGCAGGGGCCTGTGGGTAAAGCTGAGGAACGCTGGACTGCGGGTAGAGCGGCAGGTAGAGTCATGACTCACGTGGTTGGGCTGGAGGTCCAGGCGCATGCGTTTGGCAGCGTTGCGTGTCTCACTCTCACAGGCAGCGGCCAGGATGGTCTCCGCCATGGCTGAGGTGAGGTGTGGGGGCGTGGGCCGCGTCTGACACAGGAGACAGGGGggagatgagtgtgtgtgtgtgtgtgtgtgcgtgtgtgtgtgtgtgtgtgtctgtgcgtgtgtgcgtgtgtgtctgtgtgtctgtgtgtgtctgtgtgtgtgtgtgtgtctgtgcgtgtgtgtgtgtctgtgcgtgtgtgtgtgtgtctgtgcgtgtgtgtgtgtctgtgcgtgcgtgtgtgtgtgtgtgtgtgtgtgtgtgtgagagacaccGTGCTCGATGTTCCGGAAAGAACACATCTAGACGTCTTTctcaacataataataataataataatagtactaataataataataataataataatacatttattttgtatagcgcttttcacagtctcaaagatgctttacaagGAAATCAAGGAGCACTACATATAACTGATGGTAGATATTAACATGGTGAGGTTTGCCCTTTTGAGAGTTCAGTTAAAAAACCATAAATTAAAGAGCACTGAGTGAAACTACACAGCTTATTTCTTACTTACTCCCCCATTTCTTATTGTTCTTTAGGGACACACTCCATGCAACTTCATCTAttgcaggggttcccaaaccaGGCCCTGGAGAACccctgtgtttgctggttttcatgCAACTAAATGAAGGTTAATGAAACAACACAGGTTTGGCTTGTCACAAATGGGTCTTTCTTTGAACTTCCTTTTCCACAGGTGGTTTAACTTGAATGATCACCTGTCATTGACCACACCCTCAGCATTTAGGACTTCACCGATTTCAGTTGTAGGTCTATAAATTAAGaaagacaaaatgtaacatctTTCAGAAAGAACCATTTGCCACcgcacattacagaaaatttAAGTATTAGTAGTCCGAGAACTGATCAGATTGCTTAAACGTCCCTAAGTTAATATGGAATATACTTTATACTTTAGGAATTGCAATGAacttgagaaaaaaacagcatacacaAGGGCGCTCCAGGACAAGAGTTGGAAATGGGAACCCCTGATTCTTTTGAGGGTTAGTGCACTGAACAGGcttggccactagagggcagcttTATagagtatatactgtatatataattcAGGTTATTACGAATACAGATACTAACAGCTGTGTTTAAACTTCCTTTTCCCAAGGCACAGGATTTGTGGCCCATTTTGGATCCCAACCAGTAACCATATGGTTGCAGATTAAGCGCCTCCAATATTGTAGTCACATGCACATCTACACCatattgaaaaaagtaaaaccatatttaaaatacaatgtaaGGAGCTGTTCCATTGGGGAGTGATTATGTATCCTAATTACAAGAATCTTGAAGCAACAGATTTAAAACTGAATTGGCATTTAGACATTTTGAGCTGAATTTTAACTAGACCAGTAGATTAATAAAATTTCAATCTTTGGAAATGGAAGTAAACTGACATTTAGACAttctgaaattcaaatgaatttgaGGAATTAACCCCTAACCGCTGTAtgtccaaataaaaatgtataattaactACAAATTAGAACCAGAAAGTATATATCTCCTTGTTTTGGTCTGGAGTTGAAGGGATAGTTGACTTTCTGAGATATTTTTCTTGATAATATAAcagtttttgtgcattttttgacagtttttctgTGCAATGAAGGCCCAGCTGGCTTCGTAATGGCTGGTGTTCGGCCATTCAGGAGcgttcaaaagaacaaaacacactTTAGGTAATTCCAAGGCAGCGTGTACAGCAACATTATGCCTTATGCATTAATTTTATATCacttattcattattttaaacataagtATTAGTTTCCTTATTATGCCAGTACTTCATCCCTACTTAGTTCTCAACCAGCGCAAGCTCTTCACTCCCAAAGATCTAGGTCAGTTGGGCTTGCACCCGTACACCAGTATGCACTGTGTGTAccaaatacacagaaaaaatatctgAACCCGTTgccatttaataataaaactcCAGAAAGGCGTTGGTTGAATGTTGCTTTTCAGAAGTGTCTGCTGTTTTGTCATATGCCgtaaagcttttttaaaaaatcatggtTGATGATTCACTTGTTATTTTTCAGCTCGGATTTCTGATTAGTTACGGAAAAAAGCGGCAAAATAGTACTGGACACTGGACTGTGAACTGTCACACTTGAAGTAGTACACTAGTGTAACTGAATAATTAACAttaggatgatgatgatgaggggCAGGCGCACCTCCATGCCGCTCTTCTTCATGCGGCGGCAGGACTTGAGGTAGGTACGGATGCGCTTACGCGCGCGCTCCTGGAACTCTGGGAACTGGCGGCTGCAGGACTCGATGATGGCCTGGATCTTCTCCTTGGGCTGCTTGGAGATGGGAACCATGCGCTCCAGATTCTCATCCACAAACAGCCTGACAAACATCTGAGTATGgacagggagaaagaagagagagggagggggaggagtgagagaggaagaaaggggggaaggTGAAGGGAGAGGGGATGCAGAAGgtaaagagaagaagagaaggaagggggagagggagtgataAGGAGACCAAGTGAAACAGACTGCTATTTCCAAAATATACAAACTAATATTTGTGTGAAGGAATATTACGTGTATTTGTGAAGCTTGATGCATCTAAATATTCAACTGAAAGTGGAATTACAGAGGAGGAAATGAAGGGGGGAAATgaagagaaacagaagaaaagttAAGAGAAgggactgacagacagatacagatgGAGACACACTGCATAATGGATAATTAGGTCCCACACTTTCCTGTTTTTATCCTTACCTCCACCTTCTGTTTTAAGGCTAATGAGCAGCGTGACAGATCTCTAATTGCAACAATATGGCCGGTTTTAAGCGCTTCAGGTGTTAACCCGTGAGAGTGGTGTTACGCCGAGCTCACGTTCATCATCTCTCAGCCAGGCTCCAGCACTGGAGAGCTGGAAATTACCGCTTCTCAGGTCCAGCTTAAATTAGCTTTGGGGGAGGAAAATCACACTTGCGCACAGCACGCATAAAACTGCCATTATCCTGAACGTGTAGGATAGGGATGATGTTCATGCTTATACTGGAGGACACGGAAGACGTACGTTGTGGATGGGGTTGGCAATTATTCttatattcttattttcttatttattcttACATTGAAGTTATTTTACAGGAAGGACTCCTGTACTGAAGTGGTAAGATAGTGGTGACTCCtgagatgtctttacactgatGTACTGGTTAAGAATGCCAGGTCAGAGCCGGGAAAAATGAAACAACGAGCAATTGCACTGACATTCTTTTATTGCCTTTTACCCAGTATTTGGTCTTTACACTGCTCAGATGAACCAGCATTGATTACATAATTTTCCTATTGCATACATATTGGCTATATATGTCCTCTgcatcaaatttatttttgaggtaatttcctgtttttttcacctTATTCCCCTAGCTTTCAGTTTTTCCAAGATCATTTGATAAACATTGGAATCACGGACTGTACTACCATcaatttgtttaataatttcCCAAACCCTTATATTTAATAACTCCCTGACTTCCATTTCTGTCCAATTATTTCCTTTATCCCCTCCAGTGGCCACCGTGTTACTGCTGAAACTGTTGACACAAAGCAATTCACACGGACAGCTGACAGCCTATGGAATGTTTATGTGGCTTGTTACTTTGTTACTATGGCAATGTACTGCCATTTCTCTGGCTTTGCTTCACACAGAAGAAATACCGGGTCAGGTCTGACTTTTTTCCTATGTTGTGTGGTGGGTCAGAGCCGAGTAATTTTAACCCGCCTTTATTCTCAGCTTAATGTCTTTACACAGAGATCGATACCATGTCAGCTCCAAATAGTAGGATTGGGAGAACATTTATAGTGAAGTTGTAAAAGAGGGATGAGTCTTATTGAAGTAGTAGGACTGGGATGACTAGGAGGGCATTTATAGTTAAGTTGCAGGACAGGGATGAGTCGTATATTGAAATTTTAGGATTGAGTACTCTTATATAGTACAGTTGTAGGATAGGGttgacaattatttttatatatcctTAAATTAAGTTAAAGCATAGAAAGAACTCCTGTACTGAAGTGGTATGATAGAAAGGACTCTCATATTTATGCAGGATAAGGAAGAGccatattaaaaacaatattgggAGGACTCATGTTTAAGTTGTAGGATAGGAAGACTCCTACATTGAAGGCTTTCAGCCTCTCAGGATCCATGCCTTCTGTGTCGTTGATCTTGTCACTGTCATCATGGTCATCGtgctcatcatcatcatcatccaccacctggccccgccctccagtGAGGTCATCTACAGACATGCTTACTTCCGTCTTCAAGGAGTCATAGCTCCCCGAACTGTACTGGGGAGactggacacacacatgtacacagacacgcgcacacacacacacacacacacacacacacacacacacacacacatgtacacagacacacgcacacacacacacacacgcatgtacacagacacacgcgcacacacacacacacacgcatgtacacagacacgcgcacacacacacacacacacacacacacgcatgcatgcacacatacgcacacacacacacacacaggcacaggcacaggaacAAAAGATTAGagttcttcttttctttcatttctttctgtAATCATGGGCAGCTCCAAGGCTGCAGTGATGTGTGCAGGTTGAAAGAAATGGCCAAGGCCAGAGGGCTGAGAGCACTTTATTCATTTACACCACATTCACAgagttctctccctctctctcattctctctccctcccactgtttcatttcagctcGTTCTGAAGGTGCTTTATGGGCATGGCATCAGCCAATGTTTCCAAAGCAAACGTGACACAAAGAGCACAAACAGATCAAACCTGAACAACTGTTTTCTGCAAAACAATGACTATtaaaaatcacaataataaaaacacacacacatctctctctctctctctcttcctctctcacattTCTCTATTTTCAGAAGCAGGAATATTGCTTCCCTTTTCTGTGGGGGTTTCCAAAATCTGAAAGCTTAAAGAAACTAATGCTGAAGAAAACAGCCTGATTCTGCCTTCCAGACTGTAGTCATTAGGCTTGTCAAGTCACTTTCATGGAAATTtatcactgaacattttgtatGCATTGTCTGGTGAGCTCTGGACcacaacaattattttaatggcaTAAAGCTTTAActggcaaaataaaattatagtTTTTAATTGATGGATGGGTGCGAAGCAGGGGAGAGGAGATTTTAATTTTTGACTGTCATTGTATGTTTTCTCtctttgcgggggggggggggggggtattttgtCATGTGCTTAACTGCCTAAATGACAGGTACATTTGGTTTAGAGAACAACCTGCACTGTGGTTTAAATCCATTTGTCAatcggccaccagggggcaccagTGTGAGCTGCACCTTGTGAGAGGGAGCAGGTCACCTGACAAGCCTGAGCAGTTAGTTGCATTATGGGTCATGTTTCAGTGGATGACATCCAGAAACTGGGATGTATAAGGATAAGGAAACTGCTTTATAAATGGAAACTGTGCTGAATTCAATGTCTGTTTGCAGAGTGTTGTCAAGATTGTTGTCAACTGCAAGACAGATTCTTCAATAAATCAGGCTGACTACACTACGACAcacactgtgcgtgtgtgtgtgtttgcatgtgagaatgtgtgtgtgccagcgtgTGTGAGAATGAGTGCACGCGTTtgtgagtgagaatgtgtgtgtgtttcctccgTACCTTGCTGCCGTAGTCCCTGGCATCACGGTCGATGCGCAggtcagaggggtgggggtgtttgatggggtactTCCTGGAGGCGTCGGGCTGGAAGGGGCCCAGCGGTGCGTCGGGGGCCAGCCGCTCGCTCAGGTTGATTGGCTGCTGGTCCTCGGAGGAGGGGGACGAGGACGTGGTGCTGAAGTCCAGCGGGCCTGCCAGTTCAGTCCCGTTCACCTCGCCGTACGGACCCACGCTCCTGCCATCCAGAGGAGCTGTCGCACCCAGAGACGAGGGGGTGAAAGAGGGAGCCCCGTTAGCACTGCTGTTCTCTGAGGAGGAatcatctgagagagagagagagagagtgagagagagggagggagagagagagagagagagagagagagagagagagagagagagagagagagagagagagggggagagagagagagggagagagagagagagagagagggggagagaaggagagagagagagagagagagagagagagagagagagggggagagagggggagagagagagagagagagagagggggggggagagagagagagggagagagagagagagagggggagagagggggagagaaggagagagagagagagagagagagagagagagagagggggagagagggagagaaggagagagagagagaaagagagagagggagagaaggagagagagagagggggagagaaggagagagagagagagagagaaagagagcgagagagagagagcgaaggagagagagggggggaagagagagagggggagagaaggagagagagagagaaagagagagaaagagagagagggagagagagagagagggagcgaaggagagagagagagagggggatggggggaagagagagagagggagagagagagagagagagagagagagagagagagggagagtggtgAAGAGGCCAGagtgagaaatggagagagggaaagaaaagagtgagagatgggagggagaaagggagaaaaacagaaggagcaagagagagggacatGGCATAGTTATGCTCTGCCGTAGTTATACATTAAAGCATATTGTACATGCTCTGTAAATGCTTTGGAAATACTGCTCTAGTTGTACTGCTAATAAAGAAAGAAtcactgaattgaactgagagCGGGAGAGACCTACCAGGGTAACTGGGGGGTCAAATCTGTGTCAGCTCAGTCAACTCaggaaatgaattcaaatgcTATTCATTACTTGTAAAATCTCCACAGAACACTATGAGCATTTTCCTATTgctgaatttcatttcaattaattcCCGGGACTGATAAATGGAATATGGAATTAACCCCAGCCATTTATTCTACTTTACCGGCATTTATCAGAAGCTCCTGCccagagtgatttacagtgCAGACAAAAGTGTAAAGATCAGGGATCTAAGTGCAGTAAGAAAGTATTGTCCCAGGAGAGACAGCAAATACAAGTGCAGATTTGTTAGACAGTTAGTCAACAACGctattgaaaattaaaataagttacacaaacaagaacaaaactgcCCTAATAggcattaaacaaaaaaaaggaaaaaaaaaaacaagttacaACTAATATTTAACAACGGGTCATATCTACACCCTTCATACTTCAATAAATGAAcaggattaaaataaaaaacacatatttggTTTAAAGGTAGATTTTGTAAGGAACCTTTGAAAGTAAGAGTGGGGAAGGGTGCCATGGATCAATAAGAAGCTCAACTGTTTATGCCCAGAGATAACTGATGTGTATAAAGTGCAGGCCCTGGAACCAGCAACCCCTCTGGCTTTGTCTCCATATATAATTCTGTCCATAATGTCCCAATACATTCTCATAACTgtctgtccatgtactgcacaccacctgcatttcagttcaTACTATACCCACTTCACCTCATTTATCACACCATACCCAGTTATTTTCATGCACATATAGTGCCTTCTTTCAGTCCAGAATGTGGTTGTGCCTCTGGCTTTATAACCAGACCTCCTGGGCTTCTGCTCACTCCATTGTATATCCAGCGTTTTGGCTTTTCCAAACACATAGCCAGTGGCAAAGGTCATCCCACCACCAGTAAAAGGGGATGTGAGACAGTCCTACAGTATGTACAGGCTTGCCTGATGTGCCTTCCAGCTGTCTTATGATCTCTGGTATGTGTAGCTCCGCCTCCAATAGTGCAAGGCTGTGGAGATTTGGGCGAGAGACCTGAGTCCCACTTTGTGgtccacagaaaagaaaactgcacTTTACAGTAGACTTCAAGAAAGCCAGTCAATCAGGCATAACAGACCTCTTAATAAGCCCTGTGAACCCGGTGAACTTGACACTGAATAAACAGAAGAGCAGAATGAACAGAATCTATAATACACAGGAAAAGATTCAGTAACCCATAAAGTACAGTTGAGAATCTTCCAAATCAATCATTAGACTTTCTGCCCTCTATGGTAGGGAGGTTCATGCTGCACTTCATCTTATTAGAACCTTGAACACCAAAGTGAATACAGGGCAATACAATCCTTCATCCAAATGAAAAAACAGTGACCCCCACTCACAAGACCCTGAAACACCAAGAGCCCCTGGTCATGAGGCTGACCTGAGGGGCAGCCATTCATTTCTAAATGGGAGACCAAAAACATACAGGGAGGCAAGAGCCCTGttcttccaaaaaataaaagatataaaATGATCAGTCTCTCatacatagtgtgtgtgtgtgcatgtaggtgtgtgtgtgtgtgtgtgtgatacactATGTTGTCAGTGGGGGCAGTATTGAAGTCAGCCTCCACTgcaggaggcagggagagaaggCCAATAGGCAAGAGAGACAAGGataaagaaggaaagagagggggagaaagagacagtgatatagagagaggggacagggaggggtggagagggagaaagggaaacaGGAGAATGGGAGGATTtttgcagagagagggaagggatcGAGAGGAatagagaggaggaaaggagtgGGGGATGTATTTATCAGAGTATAAGAGGTATTCATGCGCACCGCGTAAGGCAGTAAGGCCAGGCCTAATTCCTGCCAGTTCACCACAAACCCCCCTCAGGAGGACTACATGTGTCAGCTGGGATCAGCCCTGCCTGTCACCCTGCTCTTAAAGGAGCCACGCCCCATTTACTCTCACAGAGTGGACACTGCATCCCGCACTCCACACAGGCTCTCCtggaatttcattttcaaatcaagTTCAAATATGATTTATTGCCATGACTGTTCACGGCCAAACAAAGtacaaaacttaaaaaaaaatcttaaaaattatttataaagacatttgtagaaaataaaaaatagtagaatataaatacaattaaaattgtAAGAAGATGTGGAAATACATCAAAGAAGAATAAATATTATCAATACGATAATAAGACTCCCCTATTCTGGGACTGTGGCTTCACAAACCCTACATAGTCAGTCACTGACCAAATCAACATGACTCCGCAGCAAAGCACTGAGATTAGTCCAGATTGGGGAATAACTGATAACATTCCACCCCCTTTCTGGGTTCACAATGTTTCGCCTGCTCCTGCTTTCTCATTCAGTCTACCTCCCTCACACTCTATAGTTTCAAAACTCAACACAACCATTGTAAGGGGGATGGATAAAAAGAGGGAGGAAAGTGAAACATGGAAAAAGAAAGGCACAAgtaagaaagagaagaaaacataGACAACATAGAGAGAGGCAGACGATGGACGATGATCAAGAGGTGGTCTGTGGTTCGTGGTTCTGGCATTCTCATACAAGAGTGActctatttttatacagtttgtAAAACCAGCAAAAACATAGTAAAACAAAACCTGACAATCTGGATCAATTTGGCAAGCTAGTCCAAACTAAGCTATTTGAGCGACAGAGGACGTCTCAGAGC is a window of Anguilla anguilla isolate fAngAng1 chromosome 13, fAngAng1.pri, whole genome shotgun sequence DNA encoding:
- the LOC118210666 gene encoding nucleolar protein 4-like isoform X2 — protein: MATKKACADLPKRNRSPVVLEAEMFSEFQDWCLRTYGDSGKTKTVTRRKYNKIMQTLLQSEESDGVYVESSHINAKFKFWVKSKGFQVGSNILTDHNKKGVPGKPVLYVPVKSTRAVKPADVPAGEGCGDALMTEGGVAQDSSSLKRVAVVEDFFDIIYAMHVEMGGDPGRAPKHAGQKKTYRAIAETYAFLPREAVTRFLMSCGECQKRMHINPSTAEFKENDRPTSLVPDLIDYNMPLTATYLKQMKLQCMNANEQDDSSVSSGDLDMSDPPTWISVDHIPVSELSPPSQGERMHSPHSAPQGGDAPLDGRSVGPYGEVNGTELAGPLDFSTTSSSPSSEDQQPINLSERLAPDAPLGPFQPDASRKYPIKHPHPSDLRIDRDARDYGSKSPQYSSGSYDSLKTEVSMSVDDLTGGRGQVVDDDDDEHDDHDDSDKINDTEGMDPERLKAFNMFVRLFVDENLERMVPISKQPKEKIQAIIESCSRQFPEFQERARKRIRTYLKSCRRMKKSGMETRPTPPHLTSAMAETILAAACESETRNAAKRMRLDLQPNHDEQSALDRPHPRESASLAHSASSLPASAFPQDQLYTNGGLNYNLRGYSGLGSTPQHPASLTTGAAQSNGPTDLSMKSLASNPSSGSSSSQGQGGGEGGASAQLSPPEITAVRQLIAGYRESAAFLLRSADELESLILMQN
- the LOC118210666 gene encoding nucleolar protein 4-like isoform X1 — protein: MATKKACADLPKRNRSPVVLEAEMFSEFQDWCLRTYGDSGKTKTVTRRKYNKIMQTLLQSEESDGVYVESSHINAKFKFWVKSKGFQVGSNILTDHNKKGVPGKPVLYVPVKSTRAVKPADVPAGEGCGDALMTEGGVAQDSSSLKRVAVVEDFFDIIYAMHVEMGGDPGRAPKHAGQKKTYRAIAETYAFLPREAVTRFLMSCGECQKRMHINPSTAEFKENDRPTSLVPDLIDYNMPLTATYLKQMKLQCMNANEQDDSSVSSGDLDMSDPPTWISVDHIPVSELSPPSQGERMHSPHSAPQGGDDDSSSENSSANGAPSFTPSSLGATAPLDGRSVGPYGEVNGTELAGPLDFSTTSSSPSSEDQQPINLSERLAPDAPLGPFQPDASRKYPIKHPHPSDLRIDRDARDYGSKSPQYSSGSYDSLKTEVSMSVDDLTGGRGQVVDDDDDEHDDHDDSDKINDTEGMDPERLKAFNMFVRLFVDENLERMVPISKQPKEKIQAIIESCSRQFPEFQERARKRIRTYLKSCRRMKKSGMETRPTPPHLTSAMAETILAAACESETRNAAKRMRLDLQPNHDEQSALDRPHPRESASLAHSASSLPASAFPQDQLYTNGGLNYNLRGYSGLGSTPQHPASLTTGAAQSNGPTDLSMKSLASNPSSGSSSSQGQGGGEGGASAQLSPPEITAVRQLIAGYRESAAFLLRSADELESLILMQN